The Malus sylvestris chromosome 14, drMalSylv7.2, whole genome shotgun sequence genome segment GTTAGTCACTCattcgtttgtgttttaattgtataacctaATAAGGCTAACATTTATGAGAAACAAAATCCGGGATTAGAAGAAGTGCAGGAAAAGAAAAGGGTGTGAAATTTTGGGGTTGGAGTTGGTGATGGTGGTGACTGGTGTTAGAATTTTACCTGCATTCCTTCTAACAAAAAtatcttggaaaaaaaaaacaaagagaggaAAAGTAGCtctcaaaattgaaaattctaacggaaatgttaattttgggattaaatcctaacaaaacttcaccatgagggtttaaatccgaattttttcacCACTAGGGTTATCTTCCTACTAACCTATCACCATGGGGACCATTAATCCAATTTAGCCCATTATAAATAATCTAAAGTAGGATTCgatataaatataatgaaatagTAATTTAAGGTTTTAGATGAATTATTAAGATTATTTAATGTCATAGGGATAAAAATCCATTTTCCAGTACAATGTTTGACAAAGAATTTTCTCTTAATTATAGTACGGATGATATATCTCATAAAATTACTTTGTCAAGGGCAATATCACAAAGTACGTATAATCTCTATTTACAtcaagagagaaaagaagacgGTCAATAAACCAGAAGCCATGCCAACATTTTGAATGGTGATGGCTGAGGAAGGAGCATGAGCAGGCGCATCTGTGACGGGGGCAGGCGCGCCAGCGGTGGTCTCTTTGACCTTGGAAACAAGCTTGAATGGGGAAATCTTGCCAGACGATCCGGGCTTGTTGACGACCTTGATGTGGAGCTTTTGGCCAAACTCGCAGTGCTTGCCGACGCCACTGTAGTAGTAGTGGTCACCTGGTGCTGTGAGGTTGAGGATGGTTGGTCCGTAGTAGTACATGTAAATGACATTCTTCTGTGTGCATTTGTCGAAGTCGTCCTTGTTGATGACTACTACGTTGCCAGAGCCTGGCCTGTAGGGGAAAACTGCAATTCGGACGACACATTCAAGCAAGAATCGTTAGATATATAGATACACCAAATGGTATTTAAGAGTACATAAACCTAAATCTTGAAAATTTGTAGGCCAAGCCAAACTTTCTTTGATGTACGTAGCTCAAAGGATTTTCGATTTTCGTCCTCATTGtttaatttgaaaacaaaaatcattTAGAATAGTAAATTCGAGTATTATATGTATCTTACAAATGTATGTACAaacaaattatttaaattattttcaagGATCAAACAAAAACTCCTTGTTTGTATTTTAATCTAGGGTTTCGTTTTGAACCTCATTGCTTGAGTTCAAAACTGAAACCCTTTCGAGCCAATCATATAGATCACTCGTTCAATTATTGATTAGAACCCTAAGTCGGGAATTCAAAGCCTTTTGTACAATATAGAAGATGAAAATGGATgctattttctttcctttcttaaatttgaaaaatcaaCAAGAAATTCTCTTACCAAGTCTGTCACCAACACCAAAGGTTCTTGGGAAAGCCCAGTCCTCGTAGAAGGTTTTGTTCTCAGGTACAGACCAGCCCTCTTTTCCTCCAACAATGTGAGTGAAAGCAGTCACTGATCCCATCAAGAAGCAGCCGATCGCTGCCGCCATAAACACCGCAAACTGAATCTTTTCCATCTTGCCTCCCGGCTTTCTATATATCGTtcgatatatattttttcttacaTAAATTTATTTGTTTCCCTAGTGAGCCGGTGTTGAAGGAAGcttaattataataaaataataaaaaataataataacaatattAACCTAGTTCTTGTTTCCTTCAACACAAGACGGCTAAAAGAACAATGAGATTCATGCCTGCTATTAAAATTGTTTGGAGTTGCTTGATCCTGTGAGGCTGTGATTGCATGGGAAGTGCATGGTATTTTaagggttttggacgaagtcAACGGTTATGTTGTTAGAAATATGAGATGGGGATTTTGCCTATTTTCAAAGGAGAAGAGGGTTTTTAGCACGCAAAACTAACAATCTGCATGCAGCGATGTGGTTATTTTTGGAGAAATgacaaataaatatttaaataatcagatgccTTGTTGAAACCTAATTAAGCAATTTGTTAATTAATAAACGATTCACTGATTTGATTATGCTTCTTTTTGATACGAAATCGTTTTCAGGTTAGTTAATTAATGACTTTAATCTATTAATATGGCTATATGGTTAATTTATCGTTAAACTTGTTAATCAACTGTAATTCTGAACAGGATGATCATGGACATTGTACTTGGACTAGCTTTAGATTATACCGTAATCACGCAAATCCACAAGAACATGTACCATGGCTCACCAAACACTAGTACCGTTTCTGGTTTTCACTGATAATGTAGGTTACATGTACATAGAGTTTATGACAATAAAAGTGTAAAGGCCACCGGAGGAAGAGGAGGTAGTCTGTGTGTTTAAAACAGTAATATAGAAAGCATATTGGATCAACCTCCCTCCCCCTCTCTGGGTCCTCTAGCTGAGCTAAGTTGGATTCAATCAACACGAAAATTCCTCAACATGAGAAAATTATATTGTTCTCAATATCATTACTAGTCATAAAAAAAGAGGCACTAATTTGCACCACATTGTACCATTAACAAACTCTACAACTTcaagtttgacaaaactcaTTAGTCAAAACTATGCCGAAATTTGCACCCATAACTTGATCAGGCATCGAAGAGTTATTGTCCGACATGATTACTCGGATGAATTTGGTCAATACTTAATCTTCAAATATGATTTGTCTACATAAATGATCCACATGTTTACAAGTCACAAGTCCTGTCGCAACAATATACACATAACATAGACCAGTTTGGAATTGATGTGCTTTAAGAATAATTAACTGTAAAATAAAGTATATAAGCGTTTGATAAACAATATTTGTTaaagtgttgtgagtatgaaaaAAGTGTAAAAGCGTTTGGTAAATTTTAATGGAGTGATATAAATATATCCAATGACCAAATTGGACATGGTAGTGAGGGTGGTGGCGGCgggggtggtggtgatggtagCGGCAATGGTGGTAGTGCCAATAGTAGGGTGTGGTGGTTGGGGTGCAAAGATAAAAATGGGGGTAGAGGTGGCGGTAGTGGTGGTGGACTTGTTGTTGTGGCTGTGCTGCACTAGTACAAAAGCATGTTTGAGCGATGCAAAACACAAAATGTCTCACAATTGGCCCTTGCGCAACGACACTTTGGGCGACGAAGATtggcgtcgcgcaaaacagctttgcgcgaCATAGGTATACTTGCATCGTGCAAAACAGATTTGTGTGACCCAgtgttcgtcgcgcaaagtgtcgTTGCGCAAAGGCCATTTACACTATGAAGGTACACCTGCGTCGTGCAAAACAGATTTGCGTGACCCAGTCTTCGTCGCACAAAGGCCGTTTTCGGTACGTTTTGTGCGTCGCGCACGATTTTGGCGCCAAACCAAGAATGCTTTACCGATTTTTTcccaactttgcgcgacgaagactgGCGTCGTGCAAAACAGTTGCCTGATTGATGAAGATGAGAATATCTTCTTCTACACTTATGTGCAGCCCCAAGTTGCTGTCACTAATTACAGGTAAATGTTTCtcatatttgatttatttcaagAAATTTCAGAGTAAGCCTTTGATGCGTTGAATGTTTATATTCTAGATATGAAGTTACTGGGTTAATGGAAGAGCATCTTAGAAATGCCATGCCAAGCCACTTGTGGGGCATAATTTGGACCGGGATATGGATTGCTTGAGATTGAATTATCCTAATTACTAGCTAAGGTATAAGTTCCTCATCGTATATGGCACCAATGCACTTAGTTTACCATACACTAAACCCCCCATCCTAACATATAAACATAAGAATTTTGTAGaaagtttaataaaaataaattatttaatagtTCTGCAGACAAGTTATCTGCAAAATTGGTGGTAGACAAGGCATAGACAAGacacttctttctctctctgtctctccccACACACATAGCCATCTTTTTTCTGTGTACTTGTTGCTCTGGGTCATGATATATAACATTCTAATTGTAATGAGGCTCTTGCTGAATGTGTGCTTTAACTATTTCAGATTAGCAAGAAGCAATATGAAATTGTTAAGAGCTTGAAGCAGTCTGGCAAATCAACTCGCCCATCATGACAACATGCCTTTAAATAATTGTAGCTTATTTCACAAGAAACCAATTATTTATTGCATAACATTGTCAAATGCGAACCAGAAGAACAATTTATGTATTGAGTaacattgaaagaaaaatagtaGATGTCCGAGCTATGTGCAATGTTCATGCATTGTAACTGCCAACTAGAATAAACTGAAATGTATTTTTTCATTTAGTAGGATCTGAATGTATGATTTAGCGTTTGAGCTGAAATTATGGTATTTATACTTTCAACAAACActtagaatttaattacaatatttattaaaaattaaataaaaaatatttttttttaaaaaaaagggcTTGTGCGACGAAAAAGTAACCTGCGTCGTGCAAAGACAAAGGTTACTTCTTCATCgcataaacctttttttttcggaatttttttatttaatttttaataaatattgtaattaaattctaaacaataattaataaaccaagaaaaagtatttaattataaaatatatgaaaatatacatacaagatgttcaaacaaaaaagaaaatactaaaacaagtagtcttctaggtttgAAACATCAGGCTAACTAGGTATCGGGTGGGTGAAGTggctagtgtaaatattttaaagggAACTATAACAAAAAGCTCCcgttactgttcattttaatgaaaaaccacatttttacactaaaaaggcaatcctggtactattcactttaccctttattttgtctttatcgttaaaactcaaagttttcaagccattttcattagttttcctcattttaaattggcgatcgaattagttcattgtattcaacTATTCATATTGGAtaaaggagtgtagctgtaaaaaatcatcaaaatcagagttaaaataaccgttaaatcgtgatttttcgtttataagcgttgaaaagttttgtcccattacttgatctctgaatgtttgttttttgtgatttttggcatatgctatctcgaagtatatacaaaagagtttgatggttggatcgttgaaattagttcgtagaatgcgtacccatcaaaatgatagattcactaacacttagagtttatttatactttcattaagtataacataagattttgtggtattcactagtgtaagtattttaaattgacaattgaattagttcattgtattcatataggatcaaggagtgtaactgtaaaaaatcatcaaaatcggagttaaaattactgttaaattgtgatttttcattgataattgtcgaaaagttttgtctcgttacttgatctctgaatgtttgttttttgcgatttttggcgtatgaatgtcgaagtatatacaaacaaatttaacggttggatcattgcAATTAATTTcttagaatgcgtatctcatcaaaacgatagagtccctaacatttagagtttatttatacttttatcaagaataacataagattttgtggtatctacttgtgtaaatattttaaattaacgaTCAAATCAGttcgttgtattcatatagggtcaaggagtgtagctgtacaaaatcatcaaaatcagagttaaaataactgttaaatcgtgatttttcgtttataaccgtcgaaaaattTTATCCcattacttaatctctgaatgtttgtttttttgcgatttttggcatatgcaattTCGAagtatacaaacaagtttgacagttggattgttgaaattagttcgtagaatgcgtatcccatcaaaacgatagattccctAACAATTAGagcttatttatactttcattaagtataacaaaagattttgtggtatccacttgtgtaaatattttaaattgacgatcgaatcagttcgttgtattcatatagggtcaaggagtgtagctgtaaaaaaatttcaaaatcagagttacaataaccgttaaatgatgattttttgtttataaccgtcgaaaagttttgtcttgttacttgatctctgaatgtttgttttttgcaatttttggcgtatgcaatattggaatatatacaaacaagtttgacggttgaatcgttgaaactagtttcgtacaatatgtatcccatcaagttcaaaggtatatatatatttattaagtaaaatttataatattttaaaaaaaaaaaccttgcgcGATGTCGAAATGTATACTTACGCCACACCATTTGTGATAATTTTGGCAGTGCAATAGTAAAAAATAGgccatttttttaaaaaaaatttcccgagttttttttattttttttaataggcaCTTTGCGCAAAAGCTTTCCTCCTCAGACTCTTAGTCCCTCGACTCTCTAACTCTCAACATCCTTTTCCTCACAGTGCTCACCAGCCATCACTGCCGTTAACCAACACAACGATACCACCCATCATCTTTCTCGACGACATCCCAGAAAACCCAGGCCATCACCCCATCACCCCTGTCGTCGATTCTCTCCTCTTCGACAACACCCCCGCCGTCACAACCACCATCACCCCGTCATTATCGTTGAGGACACTGCTACCAGCCATCATCCTTCTAAAATTTAGGTAGTTTTGAATTAGGTAAAGATCCCAGATATTGAATTCCCCCATCCAATTCACTCAAGATCGCCTTTTTAGAGGTTGGTAGTGACATTCTCTGATTTACTATATGGCTATATTACTAGAGCATGTCTGTACACATTCATGAATGAACAACAGTACTGCGTTAATTTGATGAATGTTGTGCCTTTTTCTTGTCCTCTCCCTCGCTCtctcttgttaattttgttgGTTTGTAGCCACTGTGTTTAATTGTTTATTGAGGTGGTATTTGGCCAAACCAAATGTTTTATGGACATAAGGGTAGTGTTATTTTTGCATAGGCATACTGATATATTTTTAGGGTGTATTTATGTAAGAAGATGGCTGGTGGTGTGGAACTTTTACAGTTATATAGACATACTTTAGCTGTTTATCTCCTCTTAGATTGGTTTTCGACTGGAGTTTGTCATCCAAATCTTCTCATTGCATGTATGGTTTTAGTTTTAGAATTGGATCTCTTTCTGACTTCCTctttgttgtgctaggatagcaccaaaccaattggaaccaactcaagcaaCCCATAGGAAATatataaaatgaaatgcaagaacagaatataaaagacaccaagattttaacgaggttcctcaatagtcagtgtaactggagtacgtcctcggagcagtaggagctcacgcaataatccactatcaaccaaatgggagtttacaatgtgttggcaatctcacaactcaaaaccccaatacacctaataactctcactcaccaaataaacaaatagagaaggaaatataatgaataatttcatctctatacaaagctcaaagctaatacaacaaatacaactttgatgGAGTGGTAGTTAACCAATGAGAGGGCACACTTTATTCTTCTCTCCAAACATGGGGTTGCggcacttttttttgttttgctctgctactattttattttcctGCTCAGAAACAAAAGGCAGCAGCTGCCTTAATTAAAAACCTAGCCACTCCTGTGGCTTTCCACATGGGCCAAATAAAAAGGCCCTTTAAATGGGCTGTTGGGCTTACATATAAAGGCCCCTAGAATTTGGCCAAATATTCAACAATCTTCACCTTGGTCAAATTTCCGAAAACGCCATGACGAGACAAACCaaaataatcaacaatcaaCACAAAACCACTCCCGAAAGTAGCAAGAGAATGACTCATGCCAagccaaaatgctccaaagctcctactgctcaacgcctgctttatataggcaaaatgtgagccaagttcaagcaatgaacaaacttgggtacaccaacaaccttagtcaacatatcagcggggttcTCTTTAGTTGGAATATTCTGGAGAATGATATCCCCTTCACTAACAacttcacgaacaaagtgataacgcacattTATATGTTTagtcctcgcatgatgaacctgatgcTTAgacaaataaatggcactctgactatcataATGCAACTCCACTTGTTTTTGATCAACCTCTAAATCTTTAATAAGTCTATGTATCCAACTGGCCTCCTTCATAGCTTCGGCAACAGCCATATATTTAGCCTCTGTAGTGGACAAGGAAACAGAATAATGCAAAATGGACCTCTAACAAACTagccctttagccatagtaaacacatagcctgtagtagacttcctttTATCCaaatcacctgcataatctgaatcaacataaccaattGCAAAgtgaccaataccagagtcatccctctcaaagcataaaccaacatctcgagtaccatggagataccttaatatccacttagctgcaTGCTAATGCTCTTTACCAAGATTgtgcatatatcgactcaccataccaactgcatgagcaatatccggtctagagcataccattgcgtACATCagactaccaaccaaatttgcatatggtatatttttcatttgcagcttctctttatcaatTTTAGGACATTATAGAgaattcaatttaaaatgaggagccaaaggggtactaaccggtttggttgaatcatgaactccaaacttccgaatcaacttctcaaggtattgtctttgattcaagcATACCAAACCTTTTTCTCTATCTCTAATGATCttcatgccaaggatcttcttcgcttcaccaagGTCCTTCATCTCGAACTCgttcttcatttgtttcttcaatttctcaatttcttcgacattctttgaggcaatcaacatatcatcaacatatatcaacaaataaacaaaagacCCATCTTgtaacttcttgaagtacacacaatgatcatattgacttctagaataattttggcctctcataaatttatcaaacctcaaataccattgtcttggaggttgcttcaagccataaagtgatttcttcaacttgcaaaacaaattctctttccctttcactttatacccatccggttgacacatatagatctcttcattcaaatcaccatgtaggaaagccgtcttcacattgagttgcacaagctcaagatcatattgtgcaaaaagagctaacataatacgaattaaggagtgcttcacaaccggagaaaagATTTCGTTGTAGTCAATgctctccttttgtgcataccctttagcaactaatcttattttaaatctcacattgcttttctcatcaacaCCTACTTTCTTgacatacacccatttgcaaccgatagctttcttacccttagaccaactccaatagtgggctaaaagccaaattaccccccaaaatTTCCCCCCAAACCCAATCCAACCCAAGGGGAAAATTTGGGCTAAATGCTAAATGCTAAACCAAGGCCAGATTCCCCCCAAAAATTTCCCCCAAACCCAATCC includes the following:
- the LOC126600188 gene encoding umecyanin-like: MEKIQFAVFMAAAIGCFLMGSVTAFTHIVGGKEGWSVPENKTFYEDWAFPRTFGVGDRLVFPYRPGSGNVVVINKDDFDKCTQKNVIYMYYYGPTILNLTAPGDHYYYSGVGKHCEFGQKLHIKVVNKPGSSGKISPFKLVSKVKETTAGAPAPVTDAPAHAPSSAITIQNVGMASGLLTVFFSLLM